From Choloepus didactylus isolate mChoDid1 chromosome 19, mChoDid1.pri, whole genome shotgun sequence, one genomic window encodes:
- the SIRPB2 gene encoding signal-regulatory protein beta-2, with translation MPTPTSLAHSPPCFLLLVLVLVLSGASEPRNENEWHVLQPEGPMLVAEGETLLLRCTVVSSSTDDMIKWIKVSNQDQKEIYNFKHSFSPRVIPMIKRTLEPLNWDYSIHIHNITREDAGTYHCVKFDGLSEHSEKKLGEGTSVHVKGAGDPEPNLWIIQPQELVSVTTGDDVLLNCTVLGDGPPGPIRWFRGTGLNREAIYNFGGISHPNVTAVQTSNSDFSILLQDVSTEDAGTYYCVKFQRRLNRQYLSGQGTMLRVKAKSNSSQEAEFTDASPTRISPSGLLPILAFVILGLKTVSLSALLMILAARWKSWQEDFKTPDPGELGITLVERSQKGAKRRLGFGAEAVMEMWLEWHKSKEVETPRFRNSNTGSWIWQPPIPRFLSWGKSLSVSSQRPCWHLAGHRA, from the exons ATGCCCACCCCTACCAGCCTGGCCCACTCGCCTCCCTGCTTCCTGCTGCTAGTGCTGGTGCTTGTCCTCTCAG GAGCCTCTGAACCGAGGAATGAGAATGAATGGCATGTACTACAGCCTGAAGGCCCTATGCTGGTGGCAGAAGGTGAGACACTCCTACTGAGGTGCACAGTGGTCAGCTCCTCGACTGATGACATGATAAAATGGATCAAGGTGAGCAATCAAGACCAAAAGGAAATTTACAACTTCAAACACAGCTTCTCACCCCGGGTGATACCCATGATCAAACGGACACTAGAGCCACTTAATTGGGATTATTCCATCCATATCCACAATATCACCAGGGAGGATGCTGGAACCTACCACTGTGTGAAGTTTGATGGCTTAAGTGAGCACTCAGAAAAGAAGCTTGGTGAGGGCACCTCAGTCCATGTGAAGG GAGCTGGGGACCCTGAGCCAAACCTCTGGATCATCCAACCCCAGGAGTTGGTGTCAGTGACCACTGGAGATGATGTCCTCCTGAACTGCACAGTGCTTGGAGATGGTCCCCCCGGGCCCATCAGGTGGTTCCGGGGGACTGGTCTGAACCGGGAGGCCATTTACAACTTTGGAGGCATCTCCCACCCCAATGTGACAGCAGTCCAGACCTCCAACAGCGACTTCAGCATTCTCCTACAGGACGTCTCCACTGAGGATGCAGGAACCTACTACTGTGTCAAGTTTCAGAGGAGACTCAACAGGCAATATCTGTCTGGTCAAGGTACCATGCTGAGAGTGAAAG CAAAATCCAACTCTTCCCAAGAGGCAGAATTTACTGATGCTTCTCCAACCAGGATCTCTCCATCAG GCCTCCTGCCCATACTCGCATTTGTGATTCTGGGTCTGAAGACAGTGTCCTTGTCTGCACTCCTGATGATCCTGGCTGCCCGCTGGAAGAGCTGGCAAGAAGACTTCAAGACCCCAGACCCAGGAGAGCT TGGAATCACACTTGTGGAGAGATCACAGAAGGGTGCCAAAAGAAGGCTGGGTTTTGGAGCAGAAGCAGTGATGGAGATGTGGCTGGAG TGGCACAAAAGCAAAGAAGTGGAGACACCCAGGTTCAGGAACTCAAATACCGGCTCCTGGATTTGGCAGCCACCCATCCCCAGATTTTTAAGCTGGGGCAAGTCGTTGTCAGTTTCCAGCCAAAGACCCTGCTGGCACCTTGCTGGCCATCGAGCATGA